The following proteins are encoded in a genomic region of Oreochromis aureus strain Israel breed Guangdong linkage group 8, ZZ_aureus, whole genome shotgun sequence:
- the eef2k gene encoding eukaryotic elongation factor 2 kinase isoform X6, with translation MKMGTQPFGKGAMRECFRAKKLSNFSHSSNWKSASNYVAKRYMETVDRNVYFEDVRLQMEAKLWGEEYNRHRPPKQVDIMQMCVVEMTNRPNKPLFHLEHYIEGKYIKYNSNSGFVRDDNIRLTPQAFSHFSFERSGHQLIVVDIQGVGDLYTDPQIHTAKGTDFGDGNLGVRGMALFFHSHLCNKICKSMGLTPFDLSPAEMSQLDGTNKLLKSAQTVLRGSEEHCGSPRVRTMSASRAPPLLSRLSETSSADESMSDMESIPCSPLILPCSPPTAAGSVGSSFTGMYEHDRMSNTSEHRESENGGDSGYPSERRSEGDPNDHIDGIHHRYNRQYSESDEESIRRRKMVAPPRVSANLNSNTPDNEWLTEEKWTFYHSSRAHVHRPSCVATEVERLNNLLQKKIGQSILGKVHLAMVRYHEAGRFCEKDEQWDQESAMYHLERAAMCGELEAIVALGQCLLQLPHHILPDMELEDNAGNNMRGFKYLLQAAEAGDRSSMIIVARAFDTGVNLSADRKQDWAEAVHWYNSALNMMDYDEGGEFDGTQDEPRHLLLAREAEMYQAGGHNLAADPQRAGDLFTEAAEAAMAAMKGRLANQYYMKAEEAWAQMEE, from the exons G CCTTTTGGGAAAGGGGCCATGAGGGAGTGCTTCAGAGC GAAGAAGTTGTCGAATTTCTCACACAGCAGCAACTGGAAGTCAGCGTCCAACTATGTGGCCAAGCGTTACATGGAGACGGTGGATAGAAATGTTTACTTTGAGGACGTCAGGCTGCAGATGGAGGCCAAACTTTGGGGCGAGGAGTACAATCGCCACCGACCTCCCAAACAG GTGGACATCATGCAGATGTGTGTGGTGGAGATGACAAACCGGCCCAATAAACCTCTCTTCCACCTGGAGCATTACATCGAGGGCAAGTACATCAAATACAACTCCAATTCCGGCTTTGTGAGGGACGACAACATCCGCCTCACTCCACAG GCCTTCAGTCACTTCAGCTTTGAGCGGTCGGGCCACCAGCTGATCGTGGTGGACATCCAGGGAGTTGGTGACCTCTACACCGACCCTCAGATCCACACAGCGAAGGGGACCGACTTTGGAGACGGAAATCTGG GTGTGCGAGGCATGGCCCTGTTCTTCCACTCGCACCTGTGTAACAAGATCTGCAAAAGCATGGGCCTGACGCCTTTCGACCTTTCCCCTGCGGAGATGTCCCAGCTGGACGGCACCAACAAACTGCTC aaGTCAGCCCAGACTGTGCTGAGAGGCTCAGAGGAGCACTGCGGTTCTCCTCGTGTTCGCACCATGTCGGCCAGCCGGGCGCCTCCGCTCCTATCCCGCCTGTCTGAGACCTCGTCTGCAGATGAGAGCATGAGCGACATGGAATCTATCCCCTGCTCCCCTCTTATCCTTCCCTGCTCCCCCCCAACTGCAGCTGGCTCTGTAG GCTCGTCTTTTACCGGAATGTATGAACACGACAGAATGAGCAACACAAGCGAACACAGG GAATCAGAAAACGGCGGGGACAGCGGCTACCCGAGCGAGAGGAGGAGTGAAGGAGACCCAAATGACCACATAGACGGG ATCCATCATCGCTACAACAGGCAATATTCAGAGTCGGATGAGGAAAGTATCAGACGG AGGAAGATGGTAGCTCCTCCAAGAGTCTCTGCAAACTTAAATTCAAACACTCCTGACAACGAATGG TTGACAGAGGAGAAGTGGACCTTCTATCACTCATCCCGCGCTCACGTCCACCGACCTTCCTGTGTGGCCACCGAGGTGGAACGACTCAACAACCTGCTGCAGAAGAAGATCGGCCAGTCGATTCTTGGAAAA GTCCACCTGGCGATGGTGCGGTACCACGAAGCAGGTCGTTTCTGCGAGAAGGACGAGCAGTGGGACCAGGAGTCGGCCATGTACCACCTGGAGAGAGCCGCCATGTGTGGAGAGCTGGAGGCCATCGTAGCCTTGGGACAGTGCCTTCTGCAGCTACCTCATCATATACTCCCAGACATGGAGCTAGAG GATAATGCAGGAAACAATATGAGAGGTTTCAAGTATCTGCTGCAGGCTGCTGAGGCTGGCGACAGATCTTCTATGATCATAGTGGCCAGAGCCTTTGATACTGGAGTCAATCTGTCTGCTGACAG AAAGCAGGACTGGGCCGAAGCGGTTCACTGGTACAACAGTGCGCTGAACATGATGGACTACGACGAGGGAGGAGAGTTCGATGGGACCCAGGACGAGCCTCGCCACCTTCTGCTGGCCAGAGAGGCAGAGATGTACCAGGCGGGAGGCCACAACCTCGCTGCAGACCCACAGAGAGCAG GTGACCTTTTTACTGAAGCTGCAGAAGCTGCCATGGCGGCCATGAAGGGTCGACTGGCTAACCAGTACTACATGAAAGCCGAAGAAGCCTGGGCACAAATGGAGGAGTAA
- the polr3e gene encoding DNA-directed RNA polymerase III subunit RPC5, whose translation MASGDDDDPIIEEIDVYLAKSLADKLYLFQYPVRPATMTYDDVTHLAAKIKPKQQRVELEISMDTVSPNYCRSKGEQIALNVDGTGYDETNTYSAKMMDKQTFSSIQATTNTSRYAAAVFRKGELHVTPLTGILQMRPSFSYLDKADNKTREREAANEGGDSSQDEAEEEVKAITVRFARPESEQARQRRIQSYEFLQKKQAEEPWVHLTYHGVKDGRSDHERQYLFCQSVDASENSELVKTPKEYLAMLMPPLAEEKVVKPVGPSNVLSMAQLRTLPLGEQVKTLMKNVKVMPFANLMGLLASGTDSTSVLRCIQQVALLVQGNWVVKSDVLYPKNTFSAHSGVPAEVLCRGRDFVMWRFTLERSVMRKEIASVIKLPPEDVKEFLEHVAAPRANRGWEFLLPTDVDFIKKHPDVAHRQNMLWLGIQSKLEKVFNFSKEDFVPKKSAQPDPVHISGEQRLKMAQERAQENQSTLQKDLEARRAGSSIHIKQEPVSDREDEPMDTSCSSSIPNGSLNGYPSATSPDFDHTNGGSPANTASPELQDFVIKTFRKHFVITLNELKRLFNLHVASMPVGQSVFHSISDHMLQDAILLSQQCKQIMVPFPAQTKAAPDEQKVFGLWETGEDFDKHRRLLYDVFTKNYRVRRNIIQARLAQELGDVSKADIDRLLNECCSSHAGMWYLKGTIQS comes from the exons ATGGCCAGCGGTGATGATGACGACCCCATTATAGAGGAG aTCGACGTGTACCTCGCCAAAAGCCTTGCAGATAAGCTGTATCTTTTCCAG TACCCTGTGCGACCAGCCACCATGACCTATGATGATGTCACCCACTTGGCGGCTAAGATCAAACCCAAGCAGCAAAGG GTGGAGCTGGAAATATCCATGGACACAGTGAGTCCAAACTACTGTCGCAGTAAAGGAGAGCAAATCGCCCTAAATGTGGACGGCACGGGTTATGACGAAACCAACACCTACTCTGC TAAAATGATGGACAAGCAGACCTTCTCCTCCATCCAGGCCACCACCAACACCTCCAGATACGCAGCTGCTGTGTTTCGCAAAG GTGAGCTTCACGTCACACCTCTGACTGGAATTCTTCAGATGAGGCCCAGCTTCTCTTACCTGGACAAGGCTGACAACAAAACCAGAGAGAGGGAGGCGGCCAATGAAG GTGGAGACTCCTCCCAGGATGAAGCTGAGGAGGAAGTCAAGGCTATTACG GTGAGGTTTGCTCGTCCCGAGTCGGAACAGGCCCGACAGAGGAGGATCCAGTCATACGAGTTCCTTCAGAAGAAGCAGGCGGAGGAGCCCTGGGTTCACCTGACCTATCACGGAGTCAAG GACGGGCGCTCGGATCATGAAAGGCAGTACCTGTTCTGTCAGTCAGTGGACGCCTCGGAGAACTCTGAACTGGTCAAAACTCCAAA GGAGTATCTGGCGATGCTGATGCCGCCTCTTGCAGAGGAGAAAGT GGTGAAGCCTGTGGGTCCCAGTAATGTGCTCTCTATGGCCCAGCTCCGCACTCTGCCACTCGGAGAGCAAGTCAAGACTCTGATGAAGAATG TGAAGGTAATGCCATTTGCTAATTTGATGGGCCTGCTCGCCTCTGGCACAGACTCGACCTCAGTGCTGCGCTGCATCCAACAGGTGGCGCTGCTGGTTCAGGGGAACTGGGTTGTCAAGAG tgatgttcTGTATCCCAAAAACACCTTCAGTGCTCACAGCGGTGTTCCTGCTGAGGTGCTCTGTCGTGGCAGAGACTTTGTG ATGTGGAGGTTCACTCTGGAGCGCTCTGTGATGAGAAAGGAGATTGCATCCGTCATCAAA CTTCCCCCAGAAGACGTGAAAGAGTTCCTGGAACACGTGGCGGCTCCTCGGGCCAACCGGGGCTGGGAGTTCCTGTTGCCTACTGATGTAGACTTTATTAAGAAACACCCAGATGTTGCCCACAGGCAGAACATGCTGTGGCTTGGCATCCAGAGCAA GCTGGAAAAGGTGTTTAATTTTTCTAAAGAAGATTTTGTGCCAAAGAAGTCCGCTCAGCCTG ATCCTGTCCACATCAGCGGGGAACAGCGTCTGAAGATGGCTCAGGAGCGAGCGCAAGAAAACCAGTCGACCCTGCAGAAGGACCTGGAGGCCAGACGCGCAGGAAGCAGCATCCACATCAAACAGGAGCCCGTCAGCGACAGGGAAGACGAGCCAATGGACACATCCTGTTCCTCCTCAATCCCCAATGGTTCTCTCAATGGTTACCCCAGTGCCACCTCCCCCGACTTTGATCACACCAACGGAGGGAGTCCTGCCAACACGGCGTCCCCGGAGCTGCAGGACTTTGTGATAAAGACTTTCCGGAAGCATTTTGTGATTACGTTGAATGAGCTGAAGAGGCTGTTTAACCTCCACGTGGCGTCCATGCCGGTCGGCCAGAGCGTCTTCCACTCCATCTCGGATCACATGCTACAGGACGCCATACTGCTCAGCCAACAGTGCAAACAGATAATGGTGCCT tttcctgctcaGACCAAAGCAGCCCCAGATGAACAAAAGGTGTTTGGCTTGTGGGAGACCGGAGAGGACTTCGATAAG CACCGCCGGCTGCTCTATGATGTGTTCACGAAGAACTACCGGGTCAGGAGGAACATAATCCAGGCCAGACTGGCTCAGGAGCTTGGAGACGTGTCTAAAGCCGACATCGACCGGCTGCTTAAT GAGTGCTGCAGCAGCCACGCAGGGATGTGGTACCTAAAGGGAACAATACAGTCCTGA